In Lujinxingia vulgaris, the following are encoded in one genomic region:
- a CDS encoding plasmid mobilization protein, with the protein MPTERPLIRSSRYSEDEWQTITKAAARAGKSPSAFIREAALGQKITARRGAANDAAVKELNRIGNNLNQVARAANAGGMPDLERSVRESLAELVEVIRRL; encoded by the coding sequence TTGCCGACCGAACGCCCGCTGATCCGATCCAGCCGCTACAGCGAGGACGAATGGCAGACCATCACCAAGGCCGCAGCACGGGCCGGGAAGTCGCCGAGCGCATTCATTCGTGAGGCCGCCCTGGGCCAGAAGATCACGGCGCGGCGTGGTGCGGCCAACGATGCAGCGGTGAAGGAGCTGAACCGCATCGGCAACAATCTGAACCAGGTTGCACGGGCAGCGAACGCCGGGGGGATGCCCGACCTTGAACGGTCGGTGCGGGAGAGCCTGGCCGAGCTGGTAGAGGTCATTCGACGGCTATGA